The following proteins are encoded in a genomic region of Apis mellifera strain DH4 linkage group LG14, Amel_HAv3.1, whole genome shotgun sequence:
- the LOC551446 gene encoding RNA-binding protein lark isoform X2, with amino-acid sequence MPGFSSVGTFKIFIGNLADKTTNADIKPLFEKYGKVVECDVVKNYGFVHMENEEAGRNAIQNLNGHIVHGQEIKCEAAKSRKGPNTPTTKIFVGNLTDNTKAPQVRELFAKYGTVVECDIVRNYGFVHLEATGDVNDAIKELNGRMVDGQAMKVQISTSRVRQRPGMGDPEQCYRCGRGGHWSKECPKGGMGGGPDRNGYRDRMFGRDPYPPPPPPPFLRDRLMGGGRFGDYESYYDRRGFEDTRDLYERRFTGMGSMRDTGFSRGNEYGMFSRRSPPPSGNNGRFSRGMYEDFSRDSFEERRPGLRGPSPSRRFAPY; translated from the exons ATGCCGGGTTTTAGTAGTGTTGGCacgttcaaaattttcatcggtAATTTAGCCGATAAAACAACAAATGCTGATATTAAaccattattcgaaaaatatggaAAGGTTGTAGAATGTGATGTGGTGAAAAATTACGGATTTGTG CATATGGAAAACGAAGAAGCAGGAAGAAATGcaatacaaaatttgaatGGACATATAGTTCATGGTCAGGAGATTAAATGTGAAGCTGCAAAGAGTCGTAAAGGACCTAACACACctacaacaaaaatatttgttggcAATCTCACAGATAATACAAAAGCGCCTCAAGTGCGCGAATTATTTGCCAAGTACGGTACTGTTGTAGAATGCGATATCGTGAGAAATTATGGATTCGTCCATCTAGAAGCAACAGGTGATGTCAACGATGCCATCAAGGAACTCAATGGAAGAATGGTGGATGGTCAAGCGATGAAGGTTCAAATTTCTACAAGCAGAGTACGACAAAGGCCAGGAATGGGAGATCCTGAACAGTGCTATCGATGCGGTCGCGGCGGCCATTGGTCCAAGGAGTGCCCGAAAGGAGGAATGGGAGGAGGACCAGATAGAAACGGATACAGAGACCGAATGTTTGGACGCGATCCGTATCCTCCACCGCCGCCACCACCGTTCCTTCGGGATCGGTTAATGGGTGGTGGCCGCTTTGGa GATTACGAAAGCTACTATGACAGGAGAGGCTTCGAGGACACCAGGGATCTCTACGAGAGGCGGTTTACGG GTATGGGATCCATGCGCGACACTGGCTTCTCCCGTGGTAACGAGTATGGCATGTTCAGCCGCCGATCGCCCCCTCCAAGTGGCAACAATGGCCGGTTCAG TAGAGGCATGTACGAGGACTTCAGCCGAGATTCATTTGAAGAGCGTAG ACCGGGATTACGAGGGCCATCGCCGTCGCGCCGGTTCGCACCATACTAA
- the LOC551446 gene encoding RNA-binding protein lark isoform X5, translating into MPGFSSVGTFKIFIGNLADKTTNADIKPLFEKYGKVVECDVVKNYGFVHMENEEAGRNAIQNLNGHIVHGQEIKCEAAKSRKGPNTPTTKIFVGNLTDNTKAPQVRELFAKYGTVVECDIVRNYGFVHLEATGDVNDAIKELNGRMVDGQAMKVQISTSRVRQRPGMGDPEQCYRCGRGGHWSKECPKGGMGGGPDRNGYRDRMFGRDPYPPPPPPPFLRDRLMGGGRFGDYESYYDRRGFEDTRDLYERRFTGMGSMRDTGFSRGNEYGMFSRRSPPPSGNNGRFRPGLRGPSPSRRFAPY; encoded by the exons ATGCCGGGTTTTAGTAGTGTTGGCacgttcaaaattttcatcggtAATTTAGCCGATAAAACAACAAATGCTGATATTAAaccattattcgaaaaatatggaAAGGTTGTAGAATGTGATGTGGTGAAAAATTACGGATTTGTG CATATGGAAAACGAAGAAGCAGGAAGAAATGcaatacaaaatttgaatGGACATATAGTTCATGGTCAGGAGATTAAATGTGAAGCTGCAAAGAGTCGTAAAGGACCTAACACACctacaacaaaaatatttgttggcAATCTCACAGATAATACAAAAGCGCCTCAAGTGCGCGAATTATTTGCCAAGTACGGTACTGTTGTAGAATGCGATATCGTGAGAAATTATGGATTCGTCCATCTAGAAGCAACAGGTGATGTCAACGATGCCATCAAGGAACTCAATGGAAGAATGGTGGATGGTCAAGCGATGAAGGTTCAAATTTCTACAAGCAGAGTACGACAAAGGCCAGGAATGGGAGATCCTGAACAGTGCTATCGATGCGGTCGCGGCGGCCATTGGTCCAAGGAGTGCCCGAAAGGAGGAATGGGAGGAGGACCAGATAGAAACGGATACAGAGACCGAATGTTTGGACGCGATCCGTATCCTCCACCGCCGCCACCACCGTTCCTTCGGGATCGGTTAATGGGTGGTGGCCGCTTTGGa GATTACGAAAGCTACTATGACAGGAGAGGCTTCGAGGACACCAGGGATCTCTACGAGAGGCGGTTTACGG GTATGGGATCCATGCGCGACACTGGCTTCTCCCGTGGTAACGAGTATGGCATGTTCAGCCGCCGATCGCCCCCTCCAAGTGGCAACAATGGCCGGTTCAG ACCGGGATTACGAGGGCCATCGCCGTCGCGCCGGTTCGCACCATACTAA
- the LOC551446 gene encoding RNA-binding protein lark isoform X1: MPGFSSVGTFKIFIGNLADKTTNADIKPLFEKYGKVVECDVVKNYGFVHMENEEAGRNAIQNLNGHIVHGQEIKCEAAKSRKGPNTPTTKIFVGNLTDNTKAPQVRELFAKYGTVVECDIVRNYGFVHLEATGDVNDAIKELNGRMVDGQAMKVQISTSRVRQRPGMGDPEQCYRCGRGGHWSKECPKGGMGGGPDRNGYRDRMFGRDPYPPPPPPPFLRDRLMGGGRFGDYESYYDRRGFEDTRDLYERRFTGMTGPCDMGSSMCGLDFPPMTMPPLPPRRDPMPPMPPLGMGSMRDTGFSRGNEYGMFSRRSPPPSGNNGRFSRGMYEDFSRDSFEERR, from the exons ATGCCGGGTTTTAGTAGTGTTGGCacgttcaaaattttcatcggtAATTTAGCCGATAAAACAACAAATGCTGATATTAAaccattattcgaaaaatatggaAAGGTTGTAGAATGTGATGTGGTGAAAAATTACGGATTTGTG CATATGGAAAACGAAGAAGCAGGAAGAAATGcaatacaaaatttgaatGGACATATAGTTCATGGTCAGGAGATTAAATGTGAAGCTGCAAAGAGTCGTAAAGGACCTAACACACctacaacaaaaatatttgttggcAATCTCACAGATAATACAAAAGCGCCTCAAGTGCGCGAATTATTTGCCAAGTACGGTACTGTTGTAGAATGCGATATCGTGAGAAATTATGGATTCGTCCATCTAGAAGCAACAGGTGATGTCAACGATGCCATCAAGGAACTCAATGGAAGAATGGTGGATGGTCAAGCGATGAAGGTTCAAATTTCTACAAGCAGAGTACGACAAAGGCCAGGAATGGGAGATCCTGAACAGTGCTATCGATGCGGTCGCGGCGGCCATTGGTCCAAGGAGTGCCCGAAAGGAGGAATGGGAGGAGGACCAGATAGAAACGGATACAGAGACCGAATGTTTGGACGCGATCCGTATCCTCCACCGCCGCCACCACCGTTCCTTCGGGATCGGTTAATGGGTGGTGGCCGCTTTGGa GATTACGAAAGCTACTATGACAGGAGAGGCTTCGAGGACACCAGGGATCTCTACGAGAGGCGGTTTACGGGTATGACAGGGCCCTGTGACATGGGAAGTTCCATGTGCGGGCTTGACTTTCCACCAATGACAATGCCACCTCTACCCCCAAGACGAGACCCAATGCCTCCTATGCCTCCTCTAGGTATGGGATCCATGCGCGACACTGGCTTCTCCCGTGGTAACGAGTATGGCATGTTCAGCCGCCGATCGCCCCCTCCAAGTGGCAACAATGGCCGGTTCAG TAGAGGCATGTACGAGGACTTCAGCCGAGATTCATTTGAAGAGCGTAGGTAA
- the LOC551446 gene encoding RNA-binding protein lark isoform X4, whose translation MPGFSSVGTFKIFIGNLADKTTNADIKPLFEKYGKVVECDVVKNYGFVHMENEEAGRNAIQNLNGHIVHGQEIKCEAAKSRKGPNTPTTKIFVGNLTDNTKAPQVRELFAKYGTVVECDIVRNYGFVHLEATGDVNDAIKELNGRMVDGQAMKVQISTSRVRQRPGMGDPEQCYRCGRGGHWSKECPKGGMGGGPDRNGYRDRMFGRDPYPPPPPPPFLRDRLMGGGRFGDYESYYDRRGFEDTRDLYERRFTGMGSMRDTGFSRGNEYGMFSRRSPPPSGNNGRFSRGMYEDFSRDSFEERRTR comes from the exons ATGCCGGGTTTTAGTAGTGTTGGCacgttcaaaattttcatcggtAATTTAGCCGATAAAACAACAAATGCTGATATTAAaccattattcgaaaaatatggaAAGGTTGTAGAATGTGATGTGGTGAAAAATTACGGATTTGTG CATATGGAAAACGAAGAAGCAGGAAGAAATGcaatacaaaatttgaatGGACATATAGTTCATGGTCAGGAGATTAAATGTGAAGCTGCAAAGAGTCGTAAAGGACCTAACACACctacaacaaaaatatttgttggcAATCTCACAGATAATACAAAAGCGCCTCAAGTGCGCGAATTATTTGCCAAGTACGGTACTGTTGTAGAATGCGATATCGTGAGAAATTATGGATTCGTCCATCTAGAAGCAACAGGTGATGTCAACGATGCCATCAAGGAACTCAATGGAAGAATGGTGGATGGTCAAGCGATGAAGGTTCAAATTTCTACAAGCAGAGTACGACAAAGGCCAGGAATGGGAGATCCTGAACAGTGCTATCGATGCGGTCGCGGCGGCCATTGGTCCAAGGAGTGCCCGAAAGGAGGAATGGGAGGAGGACCAGATAGAAACGGATACAGAGACCGAATGTTTGGACGCGATCCGTATCCTCCACCGCCGCCACCACCGTTCCTTCGGGATCGGTTAATGGGTGGTGGCCGCTTTGGa GATTACGAAAGCTACTATGACAGGAGAGGCTTCGAGGACACCAGGGATCTCTACGAGAGGCGGTTTACGG GTATGGGATCCATGCGCGACACTGGCTTCTCCCGTGGTAACGAGTATGGCATGTTCAGCCGCCGATCGCCCCCTCCAAGTGGCAACAATGGCCGGTTCAG TAGAGGCATGTACGAGGACTTCAGCCGAGATTCATTTGAAGAGCGTAG
- the LOC551446 gene encoding RNA-binding protein lark isoform X6, whose translation MPGFSSVGTFKIFIGNLADKTTNADIKPLFEKYGKVVECDVVKNYGFVHMENEEAGRNAIQNLNGHIVHGQEIKCEAAKSRKGPNTPTTKIFVGNLTDNTKAPQVRELFAKYGTVVECDIVRNYGFVHLEATGDVNDAIKELNGRMVDGQAMKVQISTSRVRQRPGMGDPEQCYRCGRGGHWSKECPKGGMGGGPDRNGYRDRMFGRDPYPPPPPPPFLRDRLMGGGRFGDYESYYDRRGFEDTRDLYERRFTGMGSMRDTGFSRGNEYGMFSRRSPPPSGNNGRFRFDYLL comes from the exons ATGCCGGGTTTTAGTAGTGTTGGCacgttcaaaattttcatcggtAATTTAGCCGATAAAACAACAAATGCTGATATTAAaccattattcgaaaaatatggaAAGGTTGTAGAATGTGATGTGGTGAAAAATTACGGATTTGTG CATATGGAAAACGAAGAAGCAGGAAGAAATGcaatacaaaatttgaatGGACATATAGTTCATGGTCAGGAGATTAAATGTGAAGCTGCAAAGAGTCGTAAAGGACCTAACACACctacaacaaaaatatttgttggcAATCTCACAGATAATACAAAAGCGCCTCAAGTGCGCGAATTATTTGCCAAGTACGGTACTGTTGTAGAATGCGATATCGTGAGAAATTATGGATTCGTCCATCTAGAAGCAACAGGTGATGTCAACGATGCCATCAAGGAACTCAATGGAAGAATGGTGGATGGTCAAGCGATGAAGGTTCAAATTTCTACAAGCAGAGTACGACAAAGGCCAGGAATGGGAGATCCTGAACAGTGCTATCGATGCGGTCGCGGCGGCCATTGGTCCAAGGAGTGCCCGAAAGGAGGAATGGGAGGAGGACCAGATAGAAACGGATACAGAGACCGAATGTTTGGACGCGATCCGTATCCTCCACCGCCGCCACCACCGTTCCTTCGGGATCGGTTAATGGGTGGTGGCCGCTTTGGa GATTACGAAAGCTACTATGACAGGAGAGGCTTCGAGGACACCAGGGATCTCTACGAGAGGCGGTTTACGG GTATGGGATCCATGCGCGACACTGGCTTCTCCCGTGGTAACGAGTATGGCATGTTCAGCCGCCGATCGCCCCCTCCAAGTGGCAACAATGGCCGGTTCAG attcgattatttattataa
- the LOC551446 gene encoding RNA-binding protein lark isoform X3, with product MPGFSSVGTFKIFIGNLADKTTNADIKPLFEKYGKVVECDVVKNYGFVHMENEEAGRNAIQNLNGHIVHGQEIKCEAAKSRKGPNTPTTKIFVGNLTDNTKAPQVRELFAKYGTVVECDIVRNYGFVHLEATGDVNDAIKELNGRMVDGQAMKVQISTSRVRQRPGMGDPEQCYRCGRGGHWSKECPKGGMGGGPDRNGYRDRMFGRDPYPPPPPPPFLRDRLMGGGRFGDYESYYDRRGFEDTRDLYERRFTGMGSMRDTGFSRGNEYGMFSRRSPPPSGNNGRFSAPYYVHHSTGSGAEAWDEETFLRNAN from the exons ATGCCGGGTTTTAGTAGTGTTGGCacgttcaaaattttcatcggtAATTTAGCCGATAAAACAACAAATGCTGATATTAAaccattattcgaaaaatatggaAAGGTTGTAGAATGTGATGTGGTGAAAAATTACGGATTTGTG CATATGGAAAACGAAGAAGCAGGAAGAAATGcaatacaaaatttgaatGGACATATAGTTCATGGTCAGGAGATTAAATGTGAAGCTGCAAAGAGTCGTAAAGGACCTAACACACctacaacaaaaatatttgttggcAATCTCACAGATAATACAAAAGCGCCTCAAGTGCGCGAATTATTTGCCAAGTACGGTACTGTTGTAGAATGCGATATCGTGAGAAATTATGGATTCGTCCATCTAGAAGCAACAGGTGATGTCAACGATGCCATCAAGGAACTCAATGGAAGAATGGTGGATGGTCAAGCGATGAAGGTTCAAATTTCTACAAGCAGAGTACGACAAAGGCCAGGAATGGGAGATCCTGAACAGTGCTATCGATGCGGTCGCGGCGGCCATTGGTCCAAGGAGTGCCCGAAAGGAGGAATGGGAGGAGGACCAGATAGAAACGGATACAGAGACCGAATGTTTGGACGCGATCCGTATCCTCCACCGCCGCCACCACCGTTCCTTCGGGATCGGTTAATGGGTGGTGGCCGCTTTGGa GATTACGAAAGCTACTATGACAGGAGAGGCTTCGAGGACACCAGGGATCTCTACGAGAGGCGGTTTACGG GTATGGGATCCATGCGCGACACTGGCTTCTCCCGTGGTAACGAGTATGGCATGTTCAGCCGCCGATCGCCCCCTCCAAGTGGCAACAATGGCCGGTTCAG CGCTCCTTATTACGTACATCACTCAACCGGGAGTGGCGCGGAGGCCTGGGATGAAGAAACGTTCCTAAGGAATGCGAACTAG
- the LOC551446 gene encoding RNA-binding protein lark isoform X7 — translation MPGFSSVGTFKIFIGNLADKTTNADIKPLFEKYGKVVECDVVKNYGFVHMENEEAGRNAIQNLNGHIVHGQEIKCEAAKSRKGPNTPTTKIFVGNLTDNTKAPQVRELFAKYGTVVECDIVRNYGFVHLEATGDVNDAIKELNGRMVDGQAMKVQISTSRVRQRPGMGDPEQCYRCGRGGHWSKECPKGGMGGGPDRNGYRDRMFGRDPYPPPPPPPFLRDRLMGGGRFGDYESYYDRRGFEDTRDLYERRFTGMGSMRDTGFSRGNEYGMFSRRSPPPSGNNGRFRTR, via the exons ATGCCGGGTTTTAGTAGTGTTGGCacgttcaaaattttcatcggtAATTTAGCCGATAAAACAACAAATGCTGATATTAAaccattattcgaaaaatatggaAAGGTTGTAGAATGTGATGTGGTGAAAAATTACGGATTTGTG CATATGGAAAACGAAGAAGCAGGAAGAAATGcaatacaaaatttgaatGGACATATAGTTCATGGTCAGGAGATTAAATGTGAAGCTGCAAAGAGTCGTAAAGGACCTAACACACctacaacaaaaatatttgttggcAATCTCACAGATAATACAAAAGCGCCTCAAGTGCGCGAATTATTTGCCAAGTACGGTACTGTTGTAGAATGCGATATCGTGAGAAATTATGGATTCGTCCATCTAGAAGCAACAGGTGATGTCAACGATGCCATCAAGGAACTCAATGGAAGAATGGTGGATGGTCAAGCGATGAAGGTTCAAATTTCTACAAGCAGAGTACGACAAAGGCCAGGAATGGGAGATCCTGAACAGTGCTATCGATGCGGTCGCGGCGGCCATTGGTCCAAGGAGTGCCCGAAAGGAGGAATGGGAGGAGGACCAGATAGAAACGGATACAGAGACCGAATGTTTGGACGCGATCCGTATCCTCCACCGCCGCCACCACCGTTCCTTCGGGATCGGTTAATGGGTGGTGGCCGCTTTGGa GATTACGAAAGCTACTATGACAGGAGAGGCTTCGAGGACACCAGGGATCTCTACGAGAGGCGGTTTACGG GTATGGGATCCATGCGCGACACTGGCTTCTCCCGTGGTAACGAGTATGGCATGTTCAGCCGCCGATCGCCCCCTCCAAGTGGCAACAATGGCCGGTTCAG
- the LOC408442 gene encoding bone morphogenetic protein receptor type-1B isoform X1, translated as MAALFATPGRCGCKYGLWISLGVFIAKFIYALGITCYCEGHCPDDRQNGTCEGRPGGHCFSAVEEVWDAESGEFVPEWSFGCLPPDEQGFMQCKGYLVPHLQGKNIICCNKSALCNKDLYPDYKPRTTTVPNPMAIASGAPLIILTTILSICLMVISIAMVIIYHRYRRKERGPCLVPSQGTLKDFIDQSSGSGSGLPLLVQRTIAKQLALSQCVGKGRYGEVWLARWRGEKVAVKVFFTLEEASWFRETEIYQTVLMRHDNILGFIAADIKGTGSWTQMLLITDYHERGSLYDYLQTTVLDYPSLLAICLSIASGIAHLHTEIFGTRGKPAIAHRDIKSRNILVKKNGECAIADFGLAVRYISESGEIDIAPNTRVGTRRYMAPEVLDETLNTSSFDAFKMADMYSVGLVLWETCRRCITGGKNSMVEPYALPYQDVVPSDPDFEDMRLAVCVKRLRPIIPARWENDSILFALSKLIAECWHANPAVRLTALRVKKTISKLHIDNAIKIV; from the exons ATGGCTGCGCTCTTTGCTACCCCAGGTCGGTGCGGATGTAAATACGGCCTGTGGATCAGCTTAGGAGTGTTTAtcgcgaaatttatttatg cATTGGGAATTACTTGCTATTGTGAAGGACATTGTCCAGATGATCGACAAAATGGAACTTGCGAAGGGAGACCTGGTGGTCATTGTTTCAGTGCGGTAGAAGAAGTTTGGGATGCAGAATCAGGAGAATTTGTGCCAGAATGGTCATTTGGCTGTTTACCACCAGATGAACAAGGTTTCATGCAATGCAAAGGATATCTTGTGCCACATTtacaaggaaaaaatataatatgttgtaACAAGAGTGCATTATGTAACAAAGATTTATATCCTGATTATAAACCTAGAACTACAACAGTACCTAATCCTATGGCTATAGCATCGGGTGCGCCACTTATAATATTGACTACCATTTTGTCTATATGCTTAATGGTAATTTCAATAGCTATGGTAATCATATATCATAGAtacagaagaaaagaaagaggaccTTGCTTAGTGCCTTCTCAAGGAACACTTAAAGACTTTATTGATCAGAGTAGTGGTTCTGGATCAGGATTACCTCTCTTAGTACAGCGAACTATAGCTAAACAATTAGCCTTATCTCAATGTGTTGGGAAAGGACGATATGGTGAAGTATGGCTTGCAAGATGGAGAGGCGAAAAAGTGGCagtgaaagtattttttacattagaaGAAGCATCTTGGTTTAGAGAAACTGAAATTTATCAGACAGTTTTAATGAGACACGATAATATTTTGGGTTTCATTGCGGCTGATATTAAAGGCACAGGATCTTGGACACAAATGTTACTAATTACAGATTATCATGAAAGAGGCTCGTTATATGATTATCTACAAACTACTGTTCTAGATTATCCTAGCCTTTTAGCAATATGTCTTTCAATTGCTTCTGGTATTGCTCATCTTCATACAGAGATTTTTGGTACACGAGGGAAGCCTGCTATAGCTCATAGAGATATTAaaagtagaaatattttagtaaaaaagaaTGGTGAATGCGCAATTGCAGACTTTGGTTTAGCAGTTAGATATATTag tgaaAGCGGAGAAATTGATATTGCACCTAATACACGAGTGGGTACACGCCGATACATGGCTCCAGAAGTTTTAGATGAAACTTTAAACACATCTTCTTTTGACGCTTTCAAGATGGCAGATATGTATTCTGTTGGTCTCGTACTTTGGGAAACTTGTAGAAGATGTATTACAGGTGGCAAAAATTCTATGGTGGAACCGTATGCTTTACCATACCAAGATGTTGTTCCAAGTGATCCAGACTTTGAAGATATGCGGTTAGCAGTTTGTGTAAAACGATTACGTCCAATAATACCAGCACGATGGGAAAATGATTCa ATTCTATTTGCGCTGAGTAAGCTTATAGCTGAATGTTGGCATGCAAATCCAGCCGTTCGTTTAACAGCGCTGCGCGTGAAAAAgacaatatcaaaattacatATTGACAATGCTATTAAAATCGTATAA
- the LOC408442 gene encoding bone morphogenetic protein receptor type-1B isoform X2 translates to MQCKGYLVPHLQGKNIICCNKSALCNKDLYPDYKPRTTTVPNPMAIASGAPLIILTTILSICLMVISIAMVIIYHRYRRKERGPCLVPSQGTLKDFIDQSSGSGSGLPLLVQRTIAKQLALSQCVGKGRYGEVWLARWRGEKVAVKVFFTLEEASWFRETEIYQTVLMRHDNILGFIAADIKGTGSWTQMLLITDYHERGSLYDYLQTTVLDYPSLLAICLSIASGIAHLHTEIFGTRGKPAIAHRDIKSRNILVKKNGECAIADFGLAVRYISESGEIDIAPNTRVGTRRYMAPEVLDETLNTSSFDAFKMADMYSVGLVLWETCRRCITGGKNSMVEPYALPYQDVVPSDPDFEDMRLAVCVKRLRPIIPARWENDSILFALSKLIAECWHANPAVRLTALRVKKTISKLHIDNAIKIV, encoded by the exons ATGCAATGCAAAGGATATCTTGTGCCACATTtacaaggaaaaaatataatatgttgtaACAAGAGTGCATTATGTAACAAAGATTTATATCCTGATTATAAACCTAGAACTACAACAGTACCTAATCCTATGGCTATAGCATCGGGTGCGCCACTTATAATATTGACTACCATTTTGTCTATATGCTTAATGGTAATTTCAATAGCTATGGTAATCATATATCATAGAtacagaagaaaagaaagaggaccTTGCTTAGTGCCTTCTCAAGGAACACTTAAAGACTTTATTGATCAGAGTAGTGGTTCTGGATCAGGATTACCTCTCTTAGTACAGCGAACTATAGCTAAACAATTAGCCTTATCTCAATGTGTTGGGAAAGGACGATATGGTGAAGTATGGCTTGCAAGATGGAGAGGCGAAAAAGTGGCagtgaaagtattttttacattagaaGAAGCATCTTGGTTTAGAGAAACTGAAATTTATCAGACAGTTTTAATGAGACACGATAATATTTTGGGTTTCATTGCGGCTGATATTAAAGGCACAGGATCTTGGACACAAATGTTACTAATTACAGATTATCATGAAAGAGGCTCGTTATATGATTATCTACAAACTACTGTTCTAGATTATCCTAGCCTTTTAGCAATATGTCTTTCAATTGCTTCTGGTATTGCTCATCTTCATACAGAGATTTTTGGTACACGAGGGAAGCCTGCTATAGCTCATAGAGATATTAaaagtagaaatattttagtaaaaaagaaTGGTGAATGCGCAATTGCAGACTTTGGTTTAGCAGTTAGATATATTag tgaaAGCGGAGAAATTGATATTGCACCTAATACACGAGTGGGTACACGCCGATACATGGCTCCAGAAGTTTTAGATGAAACTTTAAACACATCTTCTTTTGACGCTTTCAAGATGGCAGATATGTATTCTGTTGGTCTCGTACTTTGGGAAACTTGTAGAAGATGTATTACAGGTGGCAAAAATTCTATGGTGGAACCGTATGCTTTACCATACCAAGATGTTGTTCCAAGTGATCCAGACTTTGAAGATATGCGGTTAGCAGTTTGTGTAAAACGATTACGTCCAATAATACCAGCACGATGGGAAAATGATTCa ATTCTATTTGCGCTGAGTAAGCTTATAGCTGAATGTTGGCATGCAAATCCAGCCGTTCGTTTAACAGCGCTGCGCGTGAAAAAgacaatatcaaaattacatATTGACAATGCTATTAAAATCGTATAA